ACCGGCGGTGAACTGCATGACGATTCGCGGCAGCCAGCTCCAAGGGGTGTAGAAGTGGCCGGTGGCCATCAACAGCACCACGGGCGGCACCGAGGCGGCGATGGCGAGCAGGACCAGGCTGCGCGCTCGCGTGGCCCGCGCAATCCGGAAGACCACCAGGATCAGCGCTCCGAACAACAGGTAGGCCAACCACTCGGCGCTGATCGACCAGGCCGGTCCGTCCCAGCTCGAGCCGTCGAAGTAGGGCTGGAACCACAGCTGCACCAGGAACAGCTGCCGCACATAGCTGACGGCGTTGTAACCACTGGTGTCCTCGGGCGGAATATGTCCGACGTTGAGGGTGAAGATCAGCCACAGTGCCGCAAGGTGCAGCGTGACCAGATAGACCGGCCACACCCGCGACAACCGCAGCCAGAGGAAGTGCAGCGTGGCCCGGGTAGACCAGGACGGCCCCATGCGGTCGATGTAGTTCCAGGTCAGCACGAAACCACTGAGGATGAAGAACAGGTCGACGCCCTGGGCGCCGCAGTCGAGGATGGGGGCGAGGGCTTCGGTGACATCGGGTGCGACCTGATAGAGCAAGGGCCGGAAGTGGAACAGGACCACCCAGACTGCTGCAACGATGCGCAGTCCCGTCAGGGCCTTGATCTCTGCGCCGCGCACAACACCCTTTTCCGTATCCACTCAGCTTGATTCGTCACTTCGCTGTTTTGTCATGTCCCCGCCGCGGCTGGCCGGGCGGATCGTCTCGCGACACGCGCAACCGGCAGCTCTCGCAGACTAGCAGCGCGCCGCTGCGCACTTGCTGACCGACACCCGCGGACGGTCTGACCTAGGCCTGGGTGATCTTGTGCAGCAAAGCAATTGCCGATGCCGGCCGTGCGGCGTCTCTGACAGGCCCGTCGGGTGCGGTTAGGCTCGAGGCACGTGATCTCTCGAGGAGGTTCGAGATGACCAGCATCATCGGCCGCTGCGCCGCCGCCCTCGGGGCGGCACTCGCGCCCCTGGCCTTCGTCACGGTGGCCACGCCGGCAGTCAGCTGGGCCGATTGCCGCGCCGGAGAATGGTGGGACCCGGTGGCGAACGTCTGTCGCGCGCCGGTCGTCCCGCTGGGATGTGAGAACGGCTGGTGGTGGGACCCGGTCGGCAACACCTGCCGGCCACCGGTCGTGCCGCCGCCGCCGCTCTGCGACAACGGCTGGTGGTGGGATCCGGTGGGCAATGCCTGCCGCCCACCGCTGATCCCACCCGGCTGATCATCAGGGCATGGGCACCTGCGACCCGTCGTAATTGCGGGCGTTGTTGTTGAGTGAGTTCATCCAGGCCTGAAGCTTGGCCCGGGCGATCAATGCCGGAATGTCACCGCTGGGCGCAGCGGCCGCGGGGGCATCGGTCAGCTGCCAGGGCTGGCAGCCGCTGGTCTTGAAGGCCTTGTCGGTCGCGTCGATCGTGACCACCTGCGGCTTCTTGCTGAAGGCATTGTCGATGATGTCGCCGCCGTGCAGATCGGCCATGCGCTTCCAATAGCAGGTGCCGTTCTCCACGGGGCCGGCCGAGGCGTAGTTGCCGGGTTGGATGTCGGTGCCGACGATGAAGACGCCGTCGTGGTCCATGGCCGCCGCGGGGGCCGCAGGCCCGGCCGGAGCCGCCGGAGCGGCGGGCGCCGCCGGGTCGGCGGGGGCTGCCGCGACGGGCCCGGGCGGCGGTCCCGGCGCCGGAGGCGGCGCCGGCGCATGAGTTTCCGGATCGGCGGCGGCGACGCCGGTGAACGCCCCACCTGCGGACACCACCAGGGCGGCAGCGAGGATCACGGCTTTCATCGACTTCATGAAAAGCCAGCGTACCGGCTACCGAAGAGTGCTCGGGCGGCGTTGCGATGCGGCCTGTGTCGCGGACGCCCGCGGACGTGATCTGTGGCACGCTCGCGATGTGGAGCCGCCCCGTCCCGATCCCGACGTCCCACACCTGGCCGATGTCGTCCCTTCCGTCCTCGCTGCAATGGGTGCCGACGGGTTCGACGCGCGGATCAGCTGGCCGGGGCAGATCCGCGGCGCGTGCGTCCTGTTGATCGACGGATTGGGCGCCGAGCTCCTCGCCGGACACGCCGCCGACGCCCCGGTGCTGACGGCGCTGGGCGAGCGGACGCCCCACCCGACCCTGCAGGTCGGGTTTCCGTCCACCACCGCGGCAGGTCTGGCCGCGATCGGCACCGGCTGCCGCTCGGGTGAGCACGGTTTCGTCGGCTACACCTTCCGCGTTCCCGAGGCCGGCCCCGAGTTCGATGTGATCAATGCGCTGCGGTGGCGCCCGCATCCGTGGGGCCCGGATCTGCGTGAGCAGGTGGCACCCGAACGGGTCCAACCGTTGCCCACCACGTTCGAGCGCGCCGAGACCGCCGGCTTCGCCGTCTCGGTGGTCTCGGGAGCTGCGCACACCGGATCAGGCCTGTCCCGCGCGGTGCTGCGCGGCGGGCGCTACGTCGGGGTCCATGCCCTGGGCGACCTGGCCGCCCGCATCAGTACCGCCGTCGCCGACGGCGGGTTCTGCTACGGGTACCACGCCGACCTCGACATGATGGGCCATCTCCACGGACCGGGATCGGCCGCCTGGCGCATGCAGTTGCGGCAGGTGGACCGGCTGGTGGAATCCGTGGTGGAGGCGCTTCCGCGGGAATGCCTCCTGACCGTGGTGGCCGACCACGGGATGGTCTCCGTCGACGAAGCCGCCGTGACCGACATCGACGAGTCCGAACCGCTGCGCGACGGTGTGGCCGCGGTGGGTGGCGAAGCCCGTGCCCGGCACGTGTACACCGCACCCGGTGCGGCCGACGACGTGCTCGCGGCGTGGCGGGCCACACTGGGCGATTCGGCCTGGGTGATGTCGCGCGACGAGGCCATCGCGGCGGGCTGGTTCGGGCCGCGCGTACGCGACGAGGTCCGATCGCGCATCGGGGACGTCGTGGCCGCGGCGCAGGGTTCGGCCGCGATGCTGCGTCGCACGACCGAACCGATGGAGTCGGCATTGATCGGGCACCACGGTTCCCTGACCAGCGCCGAGCAGAATGTCCCGCTATTGACGGCAATCGGATGAACAGAGCTCACGCCCACGCAGGCTTAGATGGGCTAAGATTCACCGCATGAAGCTTGCAGGCCTGGCAGTAATCGGTGCCGCGGCGGCCATCGCCTTCGCTGCTCCCGCACATGCCGACAGGGATACTGATTTCGCCAATGAGCTGCACACATTCGGCATCTACGGGCAGCGTGACTACAACGCCTGGATCGCCAAGATCATGTGCAAGCGGTTGCACAACGGCGTCGACCACAATGCCCAGGACTCGGTCGGTTTCGTGAAGAAGCAGCTGGACAAGGACAGCAGCGACGCCCAGTCGTGGCAGTTCCTCGGCACGGCCATCAACTATTACTGCCCCGATCAGCGCTTTATCTACGAACAGGCCGCCACGCAGCCGTAGTCTGACTTCCGACGCCGATCCGAGAGTTTTGGAGCGACATGTTGAACCGCAAGAGTGTCAGTAACCTGATCCGCGCCGGGGTGGCGGCATGCGCCGTCGCCGGTAGCCTGGCGGGGGCGGGCACGGCCTCCGCCGATGCCACCGACGACTATCCGATCCCCAACCGGATCCTGAAGACCCCGTGCACCGCCGAGCAGATCATGGCCGCGGCCCGCGACGTCGAACCGGTGTACTACGAGCGGTACATGATCGACTACAACAACAAGCCCGCCGACGTTCAGCAGATGACCCAGGAGCGCATCCACTGGTTCTTCTCGATGGACTACGCCGGCCGGCGCCAGTACTCCGAGAACACCGCGACCGACGCCTTCTTCGAGCACATGGCATGGAAGTGGCCGAACTGGGCCAAGCTGTTCTTCAACAACAAGGGCGTCGCGGCCAACACCACCGACGTCTGCCAGAACTACCCGCCCGACGACATGTCCGTCTGGAACTGGCGCTAGTTCGCAGGTTCGATGAGCGATGGGGCTTCGTCGCCGGGCAGCCGGCGGTGGAGCCCTTCCTCATTCCGTTAGCTCCATCACAATCGACAGCTCGGCCTGCGGCTGCCCATCCTGGGCGCAACGCATGAAAGCTGTTTGACCTCGCGCACTCCCCTGCGCGGCAAAATCAGGCGGCCGACGGCAGCCAGGAGCGGCGAGCAGGACGCCGCACCTGTGTCACCGTTTTGCGACTCATTTAAATAGGCTAATATCTCGCTAAGTTTTGGTTAGCCATTCGGCTAGACAACGAGGCGTAACGAGGTGAACATGGCGTACAGGCGCACCCCCATGGGCCGCCCTGCCACAGCTGTGCCGACCTCGCCTTACGCGCCCCTTGCCCACCTTGCCCACGACCGACGGACCGGTGCCCTTTCACGATGACCAATGCGACGAAAAGCCCTCGCCGGAAACAGCTTTCACTTTCGAGCCTGGCCAAGAAGTTCTGGATTCCGTTGATCATCGCCGCGGTGGTGCTGGTCGGCGCATTCACGGTGATGCGGGTGCGCACCTTCTTCGGCGCCGGCGACGGTTCGGGGATCTCCAGCGCCAAGGTCGACGACACCAAGCCGTTCGACCCCAAGGTCGTGGTCTATGAGATCTACGGCGAGCCCGGTGCCTACGCCGACGTGAACTACCTCGATCTCGACGCCCAGCCCCAGCGCATCGACGGGGTGCCGCTGCCCTGGACGCTGCGGCTGGAGTCCACCGCCCCCTCGGTGTTCCCCAACATCGTGGCCCAGGGCAATGGCAGCACGATCAGCTGCCGGATCACCGTCGATGACGAACTCAAGGACGAGAGAACCTCCAACGGCGTGAACGCCCAGACCTTCTGCCTGGTGAAATCTGCATGAGCAATCACGACGCGCCAACCGACTCGTTCCCGGTCAGCGGCCCGCAGCACGCCCAGCCTGCCAAGCCCAAGCACGGCGGGATCGCCAAGTGGATCCGTCGCCTCGCCATCCCGATCATCATCGGCTGGGTCGCCGTCATCGCCATTCTCAATGTGAGCGTCCCCCAGCTGGAAAAGGTCGGGGAGATGCGCTCGGTGTCCATGAGCCCGGACGACGCCCCGTCGATGATCGCCATGAAGCGCGTCGGCGAGGTGTTCGAGGAGTTCAAGTCCAACAGCTCGGTGATGATGGTCCTCGAGGGCGACGAGCCGCTGGACATCCACGCGCACGATTACTACGACGAGATCGTCGGCAAGCTCAAGGCCGACAAGAAACACGTCGAGCACATCCAGGACTTCTGGGGCGACCCGCTCACCGCCTCGGGCGCGCAGAGCGCCGATGGGAAGTCGGCGTACGTCCAGATCTACACCGCCGGTAACCAGGGTGAGGCCCTGGCCAACGAATCCGTCGAAGCCGTCCAGGACATCGTCAAATCGGTCCCGCCCCCCGATGGCGTCAAGGCGTATGTGACCGGCCCGGCCGCGCTCGCGGCCGATCAGCAGATCGCCGGCGACCGCAGTATGCGGATGATCGAGGCGCTGACCTTCACGGTCATCATCATCATGCTGCTGCTGGTCTACCGCTCCATCGTCACCGTCATCCTCACGCTCGTGATGGTGGTGCTCAGCCTGTCCGCCGCCCGTGGCGCGGTGGCCTTCCTGGGCTACTACGAGATCATCGGGCTGTCGACATTCGCCACCAACCTGCTGGTGACGTTGGCGATCGCGGCGGCGACTGACTACGCCATCTTCCTGATCGGCCGATATCAAGAGGCCCGAAGTGTCGGCGAAGACCGCGAACAGGCCTACTACACGATGTTCCACGGCACCGCCCACGTGGTGCTGGGTTCGGGTATGACGATCGCCGGTGCCACCCTGTGTCTGCACTTCACCCGGCTGCCCTACTTCCAGACGCTCGGCATCCCGCTGGCCATCGGTATGACAGTGGTGGTCTTCACCTCACTGACGCTCGGCGCCGCGATCATCACGATCGCCACCCGCTTCGGTAAGACTCTAGAGCCAAAACGCGCCATGCGAACCCGAGGCTGGCGCAAGGTCGGTGCGGCGGTCACCCGGTGGCCCGGACCGATCCTGATCGCCACGATTGCACTGTCACTCATCGGTCTGTTGGCGCTGCCCGGGTACCGGACCAACTACAACGACCGGCACTACCTGCCCGCCGACCTGCCGGCCAACACCGGTTACGCAGCGGCCGACCGGCACTTCTCGCAGGCCCGGATGAATCCCGAACTGTTGCTCATCGAGAGCGATCACGACCTGCGCAACTCGGCCGACTTCCTGGTCATCAACCGCATCGCCAAGCGCATCTTCGAGGTGCCCGGCATTTCTCGGGTCCAGGCCATCACGCGCCCGCAGGGAACGCCGATCGAGCACACCTCGATCCCGTTCCAGATCAGCATGCAGGGCACCACGCAGATGATGAACATGAAGTACATGCAGGACCGCATGGCCGACATGTTGGTGCAGGCCGACGAAATGCAGACGACCATCGACACGATGGAATCCATGATGGCGCTGACCACGGAGATGGCCGCCACCACCCACAGCATGGTCGGGAAGATGCACGTGATGGTCGATGACGTGGCCGAAATGCGGGACCACATCGCGGATTTCGATGATTTCTTCCGGCCGATCCGTAACTACCTGTACTGGGAACCGCACTGCTTCAACATCCCGATGTGCTGGTCGATCCGATCGATATTCGACACCCTGGACGGCATCGACACCATGACCGATGACATCCAGAAGATGATGCCGGACATGGATCGTCTCGATGAGCTCATGCCGCAGATGGTCACGATCATGCCGCCCATGATCCAGACGATGAAGAACATGAAGAACATGATGCTGACCATGCAGGCCACCATGGGTGGCTTGCAGGATCAGATGGAAGCGTCGATGGAGAACGCGACCGCCATGGGCCAGGCGTTCGACGCTTCCAAGAACGACGATTCGTTCTATCTGCCGCCCGAGACCTTCGACAATCCGGATTTCAAGCGCGGCATGAAGATGTTCCTGTCCCCCGACGGGCACGCCGTGCGGTTCATCATCAGCCATGAGGGCGATCCGATGAGCCCCGAGGGCATCTCGCACATCGAAAAGATCCAGAATGCCGCGAAGGAGGCGATCAAGGGCACCCCGCTGGAGGGCTCCAAGATCTACCTCGGCGGCACTGCGGCCACCTTCAAGGACATGCAGGAAGGCGCCAACTACGACCTGCTGATCGCCGGAATCGCCTCGCTCTGCCTGATTTTCATCATCATGCTGCTCATAACCCGCAGTGTGGTGGCCGCCGCGGTCATCGTCGGCACGGTCGTGTTGTCCCTCGGGGCATCGTTCGGTCTGTCGGTGCTGATCTGGCAACACCTGATCGGGCTGGAACTGCACTGGATGGTGCTGGCCATGTCGGTGATCATCCTGTTGGCCGTGGGCGCGGACTACAACCTGCTACTGGTAGCCCGGTTCAAAGAAGAGATCCACGCCGGGCTCAACACGGGCATCATCCGCGCCATGGGCGGTACCGGATCGGTGGTCACCTCGGCGGGCCTGGTGTTCGCGTTCACCATGATGTCGATGGCGGTCAGCGAGCTGGCGGTGATCGGCCAGGTGGGCACCACGATCGGCCTAGGTCTGCTGTTCGACACCCTGGTGATCCGGTCCTTCATGACACCGTCGATCGCCGCCCTGATGGGCAAGTGGTTCTGGTGGCCGCAACGGGTGCGGCAGCGGCCCCTGCCGGCGCCGTGGCCGACTCCGATCCAACGCGACCCGCAGGATTCGCTGGTCTAATCGGCCTGCTCCAGACCGGATTTCAGGCTGGACAGTCGGAGCGGCCAGTCGTGCCCGATGATCTCCCGCACGACACTGTCCGGGTCGAAACCGTCGTGGATCACGGTGAGCTTTACCTGCTCCCCGACCGGTTCGATGTCGAATGACACCCGGGACCTGCGTTCGGTCGCGGCCCTGGCGATGGTCTCGTCGCTCAGATCAGGCGCGACCTGTTGCAGTTCGGCCGTGAAGGTGTGGAAGGTGAACGCCAACCGCTGGTAGGGGTCGGACTCCACGATCACCTGCTCGGCGTCATCGATGCGGAGCCCGTCCTGGACCCAGGTGTAGGTCGAGCCCTTCTGCCAGTCCGATTCGATGGCATGGCCCAGATAGGCGCGGGAGAACGCCGGGTTGGTCACTGCCTGCCAGAGCCGCTCCGGGGTGGTGCGGATGTAGGTCGTGTACTCGAATTCGCTCGAGCCGGCGGAGGTCTCCAGCACGGTCTTGAGGTCTCCGAGCGTCGGGATTCTCGCGGCGTCGTAGCGGTCGATCCAACGTTCGGCGATGGCCGTGATCGGCTCGGCGTTGAGGTAGTGACGCTTCTCCCGGCCGTGCCGTGCGGTGGAGACGAGGTTGGCCGCCTCCAATATCGCCAGATGCTTACTGACCGACTGCCGGGCAATCGACAGGCGGTCGCACAGCTCTCGAAGGCTCTGCCCGTCGCGCTCGTTGAGGCTGTCGAGAAGCAACCGCCGGCTCGGGTCTGCCAGTGCCTTGAAGACTTCGTCCACCATCGCCGTCCCGCCCTGCGCAGCCCCGCCGGCTGCCCCGGTCCGATTATGCAGCCATTTGGCTGCACGTCAAGATTCGAACCGGCCCAGGCACCCCGCCACGACGGCGGTCCGGGCCGTCGCCGGTAGGGCCTCCAGCCACCACCGGAAGCCCTCCGGCGTTGCCAAGACAACACCGGCCCGTCCCCTTGCGGGACCGAATGCTGCGGCGCACCCCATCGCGAGCCCCGACCGGCACCACAATCGATGACCGTTCCCGGGGCGGATTCCAAATGTCATTGACAGCAACGGAATTGGGTCGCTTCGATAGCCGGCGACAGTCGGATCCCACCCGTCCAGTCACCGCACAAGCGTAGTGCCGCAGCACTATTGGACGATTGGGACATGTCGTTGCGAACGGCCGCTGAAGCAGCCTCCACTGGCAACCGAATTGCCCGCGCAGGCAACCACACTCAATCGCAAAAAGCGTGAAACAGTCCATACGAGACGCCTGCTGTGAACGGAGTCACATATTTTGCCCGCCCGAAAAGGGCTCTGCTAGCGTCCCGCCGCATGTTTGCTATCGCGACGCTTATGGCGCTTGTCCAGCAGGTTTCGGGCACGCCGTACATCTCCGGTGGAGACACCCCGGCCGGCACCGACTGCTCGGGCCTGGCTTCCTGGGTCAGCAATGTGGCCACCGGCCGGCCTGCCTTCGGGGACCGGTTCCACACCGGCAACCAGGAGCGCGCGCTCCTGGCCCGCGGCTTCAAGTACGGAACTCAGCCCGGCGCCCTGGTGATCGGCTGGAACAGCGGCCACACCGCGGTCACCCTGCCCGACGGCACCTCCGTGTCCTCCGGCGAGGGTGGCGGAGTCAAGGTCGGCGGCGGTGGCGCCTACCAGCGCCAGTTCAACCACCACATGTACCTGCCCGTGGAGGCGCAGCAGGCGCCCGTCGAGCTCCCCGCTCCGATCGACCCGTTCGCACCGCCGCCGCCCCCGGCGCCGATCGATCCGATGGCCGCCCCGGCCCCGATCGACCCCTTCGCACCGCCACCGCCGCCCCCGGCGCCCGTGGACCTGATGGCCGCTCCCGCCCCGGTCGATCCGATGGCCGCACCGGCTCCGATCGATCCCTTCGCACCGCCACCGCCGGCCGAGGCGATCCCGCCGGTCGCTCCCATGGAGGCCCCGGCGCCCATCGTGCTGGACGTGCCGCCCCCGCCGGCGCCCCCGGCGCCCGACGCCCCGGCCCCGATCGCCATCTGAGATCACACCTGTCGGTGGCCGGCGAGTCACGACCGTTCGGCTAACGTCGGCGTGTGATCGTGCTGCTGCCCCCGTCGGAGACCAAGCGCACCGGCGGGGACGGCCCGCCGGTGCAGCTGGACAGCCTGAGCTCACCAGAGCTCACCCCGCTTCGTCGGTCATTGA
The genomic region above belongs to Mycolicibacterium sp. HK-90 and contains:
- a CDS encoding acyltransferase gives rise to the protein MRGAEIKALTGLRIVAAVWVVLFHFRPLLYQVAPDVTEALAPILDCGAQGVDLFFILSGFVLTWNYIDRMGPSWSTRATLHFLWLRLSRVWPVYLVTLHLAALWLIFTLNVGHIPPEDTSGYNAVSYVRQLFLVQLWFQPYFDGSSWDGPAWSISAEWLAYLLFGALILVVFRIARATRARSLVLLAIAASVPPVVLLMATGHFYTPWSWLPRIVMQFTAGALACAAVRKLHLTDRTRRRAGYLSIVLSAVIIGGLYFFEAHPMNTIGDAGGIVDILFVPLVVAMAVGLGSLPALLSTRLLVYGGQISFGLYMVHELVHTAWIWTTRQFELTLTPTLSGKATVVGLLAISTVGAIALYHLVEEPARRWMRRMVDIRPVDPPSTKLHRIDTESTDLSDEVPARAG
- a CDS encoding alkaline phosphatase family protein, with translation MEPPRPDPDVPHLADVVPSVLAAMGADGFDARISWPGQIRGACVLLIDGLGAELLAGHAADAPVLTALGERTPHPTLQVGFPSTTAAGLAAIGTGCRSGEHGFVGYTFRVPEAGPEFDVINALRWRPHPWGPDLREQVAPERVQPLPTTFERAETAGFAVSVVSGAAHTGSGLSRAVLRGGRYVGVHALGDLAARISTAVADGGFCYGYHADLDMMGHLHGPGSAAWRMQLRQVDRLVESVVEALPRECLLTVVADHGMVSVDEAAVTDIDESEPLRDGVAAVGGEARARHVYTAPGAADDVLAAWRATLGDSAWVMSRDEAIAAGWFGPRVRDEVRSRIGDVVAAAQGSAAMLRRTTEPMESALIGHHGSLTSAEQNVPLLTAIG
- a CDS encoding DUF732 domain-containing protein, with protein sequence MKLAGLAVIGAAAAIAFAAPAHADRDTDFANELHTFGIYGQRDYNAWIAKIMCKRLHNGVDHNAQDSVGFVKKQLDKDSSDAQSWQFLGTAINYYCPDQRFIYEQAATQP
- a CDS encoding DUF5078 domain-containing protein, translating into MLNRKSVSNLIRAGVAACAVAGSLAGAGTASADATDDYPIPNRILKTPCTAEQIMAAARDVEPVYYERYMIDYNNKPADVQQMTQERIHWFFSMDYAGRRQYSENTATDAFFEHMAWKWPNWAKLFFNNKGVAANTTDVCQNYPPDDMSVWNWR
- a CDS encoding MmpS family protein, whose product is MTNATKSPRRKQLSLSSLAKKFWIPLIIAAVVLVGAFTVMRVRTFFGAGDGSGISSAKVDDTKPFDPKVVVYEIYGEPGAYADVNYLDLDAQPQRIDGVPLPWTLRLESTAPSVFPNIVAQGNGSTISCRITVDDELKDERTSNGVNAQTFCLVKSA
- a CDS encoding RND family transporter; the encoded protein is MSNHDAPTDSFPVSGPQHAQPAKPKHGGIAKWIRRLAIPIIIGWVAVIAILNVSVPQLEKVGEMRSVSMSPDDAPSMIAMKRVGEVFEEFKSNSSVMMVLEGDEPLDIHAHDYYDEIVGKLKADKKHVEHIQDFWGDPLTASGAQSADGKSAYVQIYTAGNQGEALANESVEAVQDIVKSVPPPDGVKAYVTGPAALAADQQIAGDRSMRMIEALTFTVIIIMLLLVYRSIVTVILTLVMVVLSLSAARGAVAFLGYYEIIGLSTFATNLLVTLAIAAATDYAIFLIGRYQEARSVGEDREQAYYTMFHGTAHVVLGSGMTIAGATLCLHFTRLPYFQTLGIPLAIGMTVVVFTSLTLGAAIITIATRFGKTLEPKRAMRTRGWRKVGAAVTRWPGPILIATIALSLIGLLALPGYRTNYNDRHYLPADLPANTGYAAADRHFSQARMNPELLLIESDHDLRNSADFLVINRIAKRIFEVPGISRVQAITRPQGTPIEHTSIPFQISMQGTTQMMNMKYMQDRMADMLVQADEMQTTIDTMESMMALTTEMAATTHSMVGKMHVMVDDVAEMRDHIADFDDFFRPIRNYLYWEPHCFNIPMCWSIRSIFDTLDGIDTMTDDIQKMMPDMDRLDELMPQMVTIMPPMIQTMKNMKNMMLTMQATMGGLQDQMEASMENATAMGQAFDASKNDDSFYLPPETFDNPDFKRGMKMFLSPDGHAVRFIISHEGDPMSPEGISHIEKIQNAAKEAIKGTPLEGSKIYLGGTAATFKDMQEGANYDLLIAGIASLCLIFIIMLLITRSVVAAAVIVGTVVLSLGASFGLSVLIWQHLIGLELHWMVLAMSVIILLAVGADYNLLLVARFKEEIHAGLNTGIIRAMGGTGSVVTSAGLVFAFTMMSMAVSELAVIGQVGTTIGLGLLFDTLVIRSFMTPSIAALMGKWFWWPQRVRQRPLPAPWPTPIQRDPQDSLV
- a CDS encoding metalloregulator ArsR/SmtB family transcription factor, with protein sequence MDEVFKALADPSRRLLLDSLNERDGQSLRELCDRLSIARQSVSKHLAILEAANLVSTARHGREKRHYLNAEPITAIAERWIDRYDAARIPTLGDLKTVLETSAGSSEFEYTTYIRTTPERLWQAVTNPAFSRAYLGHAIESDWQKGSTYTWVQDGLRIDDAEQVIVESDPYQRLAFTFHTFTAELQQVAPDLSDETIARAATERRSRVSFDIEPVGEQVKLTVIHDGFDPDSVVREIIGHDWPLRLSSLKSGLEQAD
- a CDS encoding peptidoglycan endopeptidase, whose protein sequence is MFAIATLMALVQQVSGTPYISGGDTPAGTDCSGLASWVSNVATGRPAFGDRFHTGNQERALLARGFKYGTQPGALVIGWNSGHTAVTLPDGTSVSSGEGGGVKVGGGGAYQRQFNHHMYLPVEAQQAPVELPAPIDPFAPPPPPAPIDPMAAPAPIDPFAPPPPPPAPVDLMAAPAPVDPMAAPAPIDPFAPPPPAEAIPPVAPMEAPAPIVLDVPPPPAPPAPDAPAPIAI